The genomic window TCTGTTGTTAAGCCTGCAACTGGAATTGGCGCATAACCCACAATAGTACGCATACGTGAATCTGATGAAGATTTCTCATTTTGCTCGTTTACACCACCACCATCAATCTCTGTATCTGAATAACGCATAGTAAAACCAACGTCAATCTTGTCATTTAATTTACTTTTTAAAGCTAATGCTAAGTTGTTTCTCTTATAGTTTGAACCTACCATAATCGCTTTTTCATCAAAATGAGCATAATTAAAATTATAATTAAGCTTATCAGTTCCTCCTCTAATTCCTAAATCACGGCTTTGCACCTCACCTGTACGCCCGAAGATTTGCTCTTGCCAATCGTCCCCTTTCACACCTGTATACATATCATGATCTTGCCAATTTCCAAAATACTTAGTATATGAATCTGGATCAGAAGCTACTTTTGGAGTCCCTTGAGATAGTAAGGCATATTCATATTGCCATTTAGTATAATCTTCTGGCGATAAAACATCAATTTTCTTCGCCATCGTTTTCATACCGTAAAACATATTGAAGTTTACTGCCATTTTTCCATCTTTTCCGCTTTTTGTTGTAATAAGAATTACCCCATTTGCACCACGTGATCCGTAGATAGCAGTTGAAGCGGCATCTTTTAAAACAGTCATTGTTTCGATATCAGATGAAGAAATATCATTCATATTATTGATAGGAAAACCATCCACGATAATCAACGGCGAAGAATCTTGAGTAAGTGAACCACCTCCACGAACTCTAATTTTTATATCTGCATCTGGAGAGCCTTCAGCTGCAGTTACCTGTACACCCGCTATACGACCGGTTAAAGCTTCAGCAACATTTGCAACGGGCACCTTTTTCAAATCAGATCCTGAAATAGTTGACACAGCACCTGTTAAATCAGATTTTTTAGCTGTTCCATATCCGATTACAACAACTTCATTTAAGTTATTAGCATCTTCAATCATTGTTGCATTTACTTTAGTTTTTCCGTCTGTTGAAACATTAATGCTCTGAAAACCTATAAATGAAAAACTTAATACCGCTTTCGGATTGGTCAGTTTTATTTTGTAATGCCCGTCAAAATCGGTAGAAGTTCCGTTCTTAGTTCCTTTTTCTAAGACGTTTACGCCAGGAAGAGAAAGTCCCGCGGCATCCTTCACGGTTCCCTCTATCGTTGTGCCCTGTGCGTATACCTGACTGCCGATCAATAAGCACAGTAAGAAAACAAGTTTAAAGCAAAAATTTGCTCCTTTGTTTAATAGTTCTTTAAAGTTCATGGTTGATTGTTTAAGTTATTAAAAGTTTTTTCTTTTTGGTTTAAGTGGTTTTTTGTGGTTACTTTCAATTCATTTTATAGTTAATATTTGTGGTTTTTATTTAACAGTAATTTATTTACCTCCTCCTCAAAGCTTTATTTCTGCTCTGTTTTCCATCTTATAACTTAATCGATTTCGAAGGTCAAAAACAAAGTTGTAATCGATTACACAAACATAGATATTTTTTTAAAACGAAAAATAAAATTTCATAAAAATTTCATAAAAAAAATTACATATTAAAAATTATATCGGTTTTTTCTATTACATATATAATTTATCCCGATTTAAAATATTAAATATATTTTTATTAATCGTGCTTTTGATTCGATTTTTATAAAAAAAACAATCGATTACATCAATAACTATTACGAAATTATTAGGTGTTATTTTTACACTTAAAAAGTTAAAGTCATGCTAAAAAAAATGAAGAGATTTCCTTTAAATTTTAAAATTTACAACGATTTTACCTATAAATAAAACCACCGAGACAACAGAAAAAGTAATTTTGACCATAAGTTCATATCCTTATAAGCATAAAAAAAGCCCTTAAACAAAAGTTAAGGGCTTAAAAAAATTAAATTCTTAGTATTAAATGCGCTGCAACTGCAATTGCTTTTGATGTAATCTCATCAATACAAATGTGATAACCATTCCGATAACCGACATTATTACTCCGATAAGATTAGGAGAAGAATAACTGAATCCCGCCGCCAAAGGCAATCCGCCAAGAAAAGCGCCTAAAGCATTACCAATATTGAAACTTCCTTGAAGAGAAGCTGAAGCGATCATCTCTGCTCCTTTTGCGGTACGAATCATCAGCATCTGAATTGGCGCAATTACTGAGAATGAAATAGCACCGGTCAAGAAAGTCAAAAACAACGAAATATATTGATTGAATGAGAAGAAATAAACCAAAACCAAATCGGTAGACATAACAAGCAATAAAGCTAGAGTTGTCGGAGCTGGTGAGAAACGATCTGCCAATTTACCTCCCACGAAGTTACCCACTACCATTCCTAATCCTGCTAAAATCAGGATAGATGAAACATCTTCTGGCGAAAACTTCGATACATTAATTAAAAGAGGCGCAATGTAACTGATCCAAGCGAAAAGACCTCCAAAACCAATTGCTGTAATTCCGATAATTAACCAAGCTTCTGTTTTCTTAAAAAACTGAAGTTGTGTTTTCATGTTTACACTTTCTCCTTTTTCAAGATTTGGCATCCATAAATAAATAGCCAAAAAGGTCAACAATCCCACAAAAGCAATTAATACAAAAGTATAACGCCAAATAAAATGATGTCCTATATAAGTTCCAATCGGCACACCTATTAAGTTAGCGATAGTTAAGCCGGCAAACATTATAGAGATTGCCTGTGCCTCTTTTCCTTTATCTGCCAAACGGCTTGCGACTACCGCTCCCACTCCAAAGAATGCTCCATGCGGCAATCCAGATAAAAATCGAGAAGCAAATAGGATAGTATAATCGGGAGCAATAATGGACAATGAATTAAAAACTGCCAACATTAAAGCTAAAATTAGAAGCATTTTTTTAGGCGCATAATTTCTTCCTGCGATTACTAATAAAGGCGCTCCAATAACAACTCCAAGCGCATAAGCCGAAATTAAATAACCAGCAACTGGAATTGAAACTTTCATATCTGAAGCAATATCTGGGAGTAATCCCATCATTACAAATTCTGTAATACCAATGGTCAACCCTCCTAAAGAGAGTGCAATAAGACTTTTTTTCATTTTGATTATTGTAGAAAGGAATAGATTTCTACAACGCAAAATTAACACCGTTAACCTTAAAAAAAGTTGTAAATTTGTGATATAAAATTGTACATTTATGTTATGCCGAAATTAAATCAATTTAAAACGCTTGTTTTGGATGAATTTGAAGAAGAGAAATTTCATCTTCCTCCACATACTCATACGTATTACGAAATCATTTATATAAAGAAAGGAAGTGGCATACATCACTTAAATAATAATCTGCTGCCGTATAAAGCAGGAGATTTATTTGTTATTTCTCCAGATGATGAACATTATTTTGATATAAAGAAAAGTACCCGATTCATTTTTATCAAATTCACTGATAATTATTTCAACTCAAAACAGAATCTTACTTGCGATGAATTTTTAGTAAATACTCCAGAAAGTTTCATGAGAGATAAAATTCTAAAAGAAACTGTTTTGAAATTTGATGAACCTTGCAAAACGATTCTAAAAAACACAGTTGAAAACATTGTAACGTATGGACATTATATAGATGTTACCTCATCTCCTATTGTTTTCTATCAGATTCTTTCCCTTTTTGGTTTAATTAAAGAAACAATCCGAGGGATGAATTTACAGATGAAATCGACTCATTTGGATAGTGAACAAATTGCTAATTACATTCATCAAAATATTTATCAGCCAAAATTGGTCCAAGTAAAAGTAATTGCAGAACATTTTAATATTGCTCAAACTTATTTTAGTGCCTATTTTAAAAGAACTTTCAGCATTAGTTATCGCGAATACATTCATAATTTAAGATTGACTTTAATCGAAAAAAGATTTCATAACAATCAATTGCCAATTAAACAAATCGCGTACGAATTTGGTTTTACAGACGAAAGCCATTTGACCAATTATTTCAAGAAACGTAAAAACATGAAACCCACCGATTTCAAAAAACTCTAGTTATCGAAATCTTAAAAAATAATTTTCTCAAGCATTTTTAACTAAATTTGCATTTCTAAAACAATTTCTTTGAGCAAGAAAATCCACATAATGATGATTTTTATAACACTTAGTTTCTTTTTGAATCCGAGTTATACTTACGCATGCCATAATGGAAACTCAAAAGAAATTGTTGTTAAAGAAGAAAATAGCTGTTCTCAAAAATGCTGTGAAAAGAAAACTTCAAAAGAAGAAAAACATAATTGCGAAGGAAAGTGCCGTCACTCAGGCTGTAATACCTCAACATTAAACCTTCTTTTGATTTCAAATGATTTTGATTTACAAAACGATGTTTTCAATTTTTCTCTAAAAAACACAATTTCCTCTTATAGTAATTCTACTATTTCTTCAGGATTTACTTCTATCTGGCTGAAGCCGAAAATATAATTGTTTGTATTTGTGATAGCCCATATTGGGTCTTTTTAAAATCAATTTTTTTAATTAATTTTAAAGGAATTAAAAATCCTTTACCAAATATTATATACAATGAAAAAATCAATTATAGCTTTAGCAATGGCAGTAACAGTATTATTTACTGCAAATACGATTCAGGCAAAAACGAATAGCTCTGGTTTAACAGAAATTGAAATGGCAGATTCTCAATTACAATCTGTGTATGATGCTTATTTTTCTGTAAAAGATGCACTTATTAAAAGTGATAGCAAACTAACTTCGGCGAAAGCTGCAACTTTATTGACTGCTATTACTGCCGTAAAAATGGACAAACTAAAAAGCAACGAACATACAGTTTGGATGAAAGTAGTTAAGAAATTAACTGCCGATGCCAAAAGTATTTCAGCAACAACAGATCTTAAAAAACAGCGTGAGACTTTTAAGTCTTTATCTAAAAGCACTTACGATTTAATAAAAGTTTCAAGCCCAAGTGAACCAATCTACAAACAATATTGCCCAATGGCAGATGCTGATTGGTTAAGCAAAGAAAAAGCAGTTAAGAATCCGTACTACGGTTCTTCTATGCTGACTTGCGGTAACGTGGTAGAAACGATCAAATAAATATGAAGCTCTACATCAAAAATATGGTGTGCAGCCGATGCAAAATGGTAGTGAAGTCTGAGTTTGAAAAACTCGGACTTCAAACTACTTCTGTAGAATTAGGAGAAGTCGAATTGACCGAAGAAATCAATGACGATCAAAAAGAAATCTTGCTTAAAAACCTGCAAGCATTGGGTTTTGATTTAATTGATGATAAAAAAACAAAAACGGTTGAAAGAATAAAAAACCTGATTGTAGATTTGGTTCATCACAAAAACAATGATTTAAAAATCAACCTATCAGAATATCTGGCAGAAAACTTAAATCAAGACTACAATTCGCTGAGCAATTTATTTTCTGAAATCGAAAACACTACAATCGAAAAGTATTTCATCAGTCAGAAAATTGAAAAAGTAAAAGAGTTATTGATTTACAATGAACTTTCATTAAGTGAAATTGCCGATATTCTCAACTACAGCAATGTAGCGCATTTAAGCAATCAATTTAAAAAAATCACAGGCTTTACCCCTACTTCTTTCAAACAATCAAAAGATAAAATGCGTATTCAGATTGAGAACATTTAATCTCTCGCAAAGTCGCAGAGGCGCAAAGTTTTTTTTACTCTCCCGCAGATTCAGCAGATTTAACAGATTTAAATTTTAATACTTAGAATTAATTTATCTGCCAAATCTGCTGAATCTGCGGGAGAGTATTTTTAATTATCTTATTAAATATAAAACTTCGCGCCTCTGCGCCTTTGCGAGATTAATATCATCTTAAAAAAATCTGACCTAATCCGCAAAATCTGCGTGAAACAAAAATCTTTGTAAATCTTACAAATCATTCCCAAAATTCTACAAACCGAACTCGCAGATAGTTCGGAAATTTGCATTGTAATACTTAAAAACCAATACAATGACTCATCAATATATAATTTCAGGAATGTCGTGTGACGGCTGCCGCAAAAAAGTAGAAAAAACTTTAAATGAAGTTGAAGGCGTTCAGGCAGAAGTAACTTTAAATCCTCCAACGGCTACCATAACAATGGAGAAACACGTTCCTACTGAAAAGTTTCAGGAAGTTTTATCTGCAGCTGGAAAATATACTATTGAAATGGATTCTCCTAAAAATCATGGAGAAACTGGCGTTAAATCTTGCTGTTCTAGCCATAAAAAAGAGCATCACGGTCACAATCACGATCATCACAAAACAGAAACAAAAAAAGTACATCAGCACAGTGCCAATGGCGTTTATTATTGTCCAATGCATTGCGAAGGTGACAAAACATACAACAAACCTGGAGATTGCCCAGTCTGCGGAATGGATTTAGTTCCGCAAGTTGCCATCACAGCAACACAATTTACCTGTCCAATGCATCCAGAAATCGTTTCAAACGAGCCAGGCGATTGTCCGATTTGCGGAATGGATTTAGTTCCGATGCAAGCCTCCGAAAGCGAAGAAAACAAAACCTATACTGATTTATTGAAGAAGATGAAAATTGCGATTTTATTTACGCTTCCTATTTTCATTATTTCCATGTCAGAAATGATTCCAAATAATCCGCTTTATAATATAATGTCTATTGAAAAGTGGAATTGGGTTCAGCTTTTATTTTCGATTCCCGTTTTGTTTTATGCAGGATGGATGTTTTTCGTTCGCGCTTACAAATCGATTGTGACTTGGAATTTAAACATGTTTACTTTAATCGGAATTGGAACAAGTGTCGCTTTCCTATTTAGTATTGTCGGAATGTTTTTTCCTGATATTTTTCCATCCGAATTCAAATCGCATCATGGAACAATTCATTTGTATTTTGAAGCTGCAACGGTAATCATCACTTTAGTTTTATTGGGACAATTATTAGAAGCTAAAGCACACGGACAAACCAACGGAGCAATAAAAGAATTATTAAAATTAGCGCCAACTGAAGCGACTTTGGTTGAAAACGGAGTAGATAAAGTAATCTCCATTCACAACATTAAAAAAGGAGATTTACTTCGTGTAAAACCAGGAGAAAAAATTCCAGTAGACGGTAAAATAACTTCTGGCGAAAGTAGCATTGATGAATCGATGATAACGGGAGAACCAATTCCGGTTGACAAAAAAACAGGTGATGCCGTAATTTCTGGAACTATAAACGGAACAAAATCGTTTGTAATGATTGCCGAAAAAGTGGGTTCAGAAACGATGCTTTCGCAGATTATCCAAATGGTAAATGATGCGAGCAGATCTCGCGCTCCAATTCAGAAATTAGCCGATCGTGTTTCTAAGTATTTTGTACCGACTGTAGTTATCATTTCGATAGTAACCTTTTTTGTCTGGGCAAAATTTGGTCCAGAACCTGCTTATGTTTACGGATTAATCAATGCGATTGCTGTTCTTATTATTGCCTGCCCTTGCGCACTTGGGCTCGCAACTCCGATGTCGGTTATGGTTGGTGTTGGAAAAGGAGCTCAAAACGGGATTTTAATTAAAAATGCCGAAGCTCTGGAAAACATGAATAAAATTGATGTTTTGATTACCGATAAAACAGGAACAATTACCGAAGGAAAACCATCTGTAGAAAAAATCTATGCCATAAATAATGACGAAGATTTTCTGCTTCAAAACATTGCTTCTCTAAATCAGCACAGTGAACATCCTTTGGCGCAAGCCGTAGTCAATTTCGCGAAAGCAAAAAATAGTTCATTAAGAGAAGTTCAAGGTTTCGAAACTATTGCAGGTAAAGGAGTTTTAGGAAGTATCGAAAATATACGTGTTGCTTTAGGAAATAAAAAATTAATGGATGAAATTGGTGCTTCTGTTTCTAATGATTTAGAACAAAAAGTAATTTCTGAACAGAATTTAGGAAAAACTATTTCGTACATCGCCATTGAAAAAAGCGTTTTAGGCTTCGTAGCCATTACCGATGCCATCAAAGAAAACAGCGCGAAAGCCATTAAAGAATTAATCGCTCAAGGGGTTGAGGTTATCATGATGACTGGTGATAACCATAATACCGCAAAAGCCGTTGCAGAACATTTACATTTGAGTTCTTTCAAAGCAGATTGTCTTCCAGAAGATAAATTAAAAGAAATTCAACGTCTGCAAGCACAAGGAAAAATCGTTGCTATGGCTGGAGACGGAATCAATGATGCGCCTGCTCTTGCACAATCGAACATTGGAATTGCAATGGGAACAGGAACTGACGTCGCGATTGAAAGTGCTAAAATCACTTTGGTAAAAGGCGATTTAAATGGAATCGTAAAAGCCAAAAACCTCAGCCATGCTGTTATGTCGAATATCAAACAGAATTTATTCTTTGCTTTTATCTACAATACTTTAGGTGTACCAATTGCAGCTGGAATTTTATATCCATTTTTAGGAATTTTGCTTTCGCCAATGTTGGCTGCGGTTGCCATGAGTTTAAGTTCTGTATCCGTAATCGTAAATG from Flavobacterium sp. KACC 22763 includes these protein-coding regions:
- a CDS encoding MFS transporter, with amino-acid sequence MKKSLIALSLGGLTIGITEFVMMGLLPDIASDMKVSIPVAGYLISAYALGVVIGAPLLVIAGRNYAPKKMLLILALMLAVFNSLSIIAPDYTILFASRFLSGLPHGAFFGVGAVVASRLADKGKEAQAISIMFAGLTIANLIGVPIGTYIGHHFIWRYTFVLIAFVGLLTFLAIYLWMPNLEKGESVNMKTQLQFFKKTEAWLIIGITAIGFGGLFAWISYIAPLLINVSKFSPEDVSSILILAGLGMVVGNFVGGKLADRFSPAPTTLALLLVMSTDLVLVYFFSFNQYISLFLTFLTGAISFSVIAPIQMLMIRTAKGAEMIASASLQGSFNIGNALGAFLGGLPLAAGFSYSSPNLIGVIMSVIGMVITFVLMRLHQKQLQLQRI
- a CDS encoding AraC family transcriptional regulator; translation: MPKLNQFKTLVLDEFEEEKFHLPPHTHTYYEIIYIKKGSGIHHLNNNLLPYKAGDLFVISPDDEHYFDIKKSTRFIFIKFTDNYFNSKQNLTCDEFLVNTPESFMRDKILKETVLKFDEPCKTILKNTVENIVTYGHYIDVTSSPIVFYQILSLFGLIKETIRGMNLQMKSTHLDSEQIANYIHQNIYQPKLVQVKVIAEHFNIAQTYFSAYFKRTFSISYREYIHNLRLTLIEKRFHNNQLPIKQIAYEFGFTDESHLTNYFKKRKNMKPTDFKKL
- a CDS encoding DUF3347 domain-containing protein — encoded protein: MKKSIIALAMAVTVLFTANTIQAKTNSSGLTEIEMADSQLQSVYDAYFSVKDALIKSDSKLTSAKAATLLTAITAVKMDKLKSNEHTVWMKVVKKLTADAKSISATTDLKKQRETFKSLSKSTYDLIKVSSPSEPIYKQYCPMADADWLSKEKAVKNPYYGSSMLTCGNVVETIK
- a CDS encoding AraC family transcriptional regulator, whose amino-acid sequence is MKLYIKNMVCSRCKMVVKSEFEKLGLQTTSVELGEVELTEEINDDQKEILLKNLQALGFDLIDDKKTKTVERIKNLIVDLVHHKNNDLKINLSEYLAENLNQDYNSLSNLFSEIENTTIEKYFISQKIEKVKELLIYNELSLSEIADILNYSNVAHLSNQFKKITGFTPTSFKQSKDKMRIQIENI
- a CDS encoding heavy metal translocating P-type ATPase; the protein is MTHQYIISGMSCDGCRKKVEKTLNEVEGVQAEVTLNPPTATITMEKHVPTEKFQEVLSAAGKYTIEMDSPKNHGETGVKSCCSSHKKEHHGHNHDHHKTETKKVHQHSANGVYYCPMHCEGDKTYNKPGDCPVCGMDLVPQVAITATQFTCPMHPEIVSNEPGDCPICGMDLVPMQASESEENKTYTDLLKKMKIAILFTLPIFIISMSEMIPNNPLYNIMSIEKWNWVQLLFSIPVLFYAGWMFFVRAYKSIVTWNLNMFTLIGIGTSVAFLFSIVGMFFPDIFPSEFKSHHGTIHLYFEAATVIITLVLLGQLLEAKAHGQTNGAIKELLKLAPTEATLVENGVDKVISIHNIKKGDLLRVKPGEKIPVDGKITSGESSIDESMITGEPIPVDKKTGDAVISGTINGTKSFVMIAEKVGSETMLSQIIQMVNDASRSRAPIQKLADRVSKYFVPTVVIISIVTFFVWAKFGPEPAYVYGLINAIAVLIIACPCALGLATPMSVMVGVGKGAQNGILIKNAEALENMNKIDVLITDKTGTITEGKPSVEKIYAINNDEDFLLQNIASLNQHSEHPLAQAVVNFAKAKNSSLREVQGFETIAGKGVLGSIENIRVALGNKKLMDEIGASVSNDLEQKVISEQNLGKTISYIAIEKSVLGFVAITDAIKENSAKAIKELIAQGVEVIMMTGDNHNTAKAVAEHLHLSSFKADCLPEDKLKEIQRLQAQGKIVAMAGDGINDAPALAQSNIGIAMGTGTDVAIESAKITLVKGDLNGIVKAKNLSHAVMSNIKQNLFFAFIYNTLGVPIAAGILYPFLGILLSPMLAAVAMSLSSVSVIVNALRLRNLKL